Within the Streptomyces sp. R41 genome, the region CTTCTCCCCCGTCGACCCGGCCGAGGCCACCCGCCGGGGCATCCAGCTCTTCGGCATCGGGGATGTCCAGTTCGGCCCCGACGACCTGCGTCGCTTCATGTCCGACGCGCTCGCCGAGGCCGCGGCGGGCCGGCTCCGGCCGGTGATCGGCGAGGTGATTCCGCTGGAGAGGGCGAGGGAGGCGCATGCGGCCATTGAGGGGCGGGGGCTGGTGGGGAAGGTGGTGTTGAAGGTATGAGTCCGAGATCAGATGCCGCCCCGGGCCGGCAACCAATGCGCCGACTGACGGTCAGATGCCTGCCGACCGGCGCCAATAGGGCACCGCCGCAAGGTTCCACAGGTCATCGAAGTGCTTGGTCCACATGGTGACCGCCTCCTCGGCGGACGCCGAGCCCTGCCTGGACCAGACGTTGAGATCGGTGCTGTAGCCCTTGGGATCGTAGAACTCTTGGTCCTGCAGTCGCATCCGGGTGGCGACGTTGTAAAGCCCATGCAGCACCTGTCCCCTGTTGAAGATGCAGATCTTGTCGCGGGGGATGCCGGGGTAGGAGCGATACTCGCAGACAACGGTCACCCGGCCGTTGTCGGTTATCTGCGCCGCCAGGCCCGACAGCACGTCGTCATAGTCCCTGCACCTCAACTCCTGGCGCTTGCGGAAGTCGGGGTCGTCCACGGGTTCGCCGTTACCGCCGATCCTGGAGGGGACGGTCATCGGCTGGCCGAAGTCGGGCACAAGCATCCGCACGGAGACCCGCTTGGTCGGACCGGGGTCGTCGAGCAAACCCTCCAGCCGGTGGTAGAGCTCGTTGTAGAGGGTCTCTCCGGTGTAGCCGAGAAAGCTGATCTCGACCTTCCGAGCTCCGAACGCCTCGCTGACGTAGCTGCCCAGCTGACGCGAGTTCACCAGTGCGCGCGTCGGTGCCGTGATCGACCGGGCGAGATCCTTCACCGCGTCGTACAGCACATAGCCCACCAGGCTGAGCAGCGCACCACCGAGATACGCCTTGCCTTCCAGAGCGTCTCCGACCGGCTTGACGAACTGCGCCGTCAGCCCGGTGAGAAAGATCCCGAGAAGCAGGACGCGCGTCGCCACAGGTTCGAAGCGGTCTTGGTATCTCTTCAAACGCGCACCGACACCGGCGTCGGCCTGGCCGCTCCCGACCCTGGACATGCGCATCCCCCCTCACCGGGCGGAGCCATCCAGCGAGGCCTCACATGCCTGCTGAGAATCCGACCCGCCGTGTGTTGCCATGGTCGCCGTGCGGCAATGCGCGGGCAAGATAGGGGTTCGCCGTCGAGCGGACGGGAAGGCCGAGTGCCGCTCTGGCCGCCTCCAGAGTCATCGCGTACGAGTCCACGGCCCTGCGCACGTTGGGGGCGTCGAGGCTGGCGCCTGTGACCAGGCGGTCGAGGTCGACATATGAGGAACGGACGATCTCGAGCCACCGGTAGGCGAGCCAGTCGTGCTTCCAGTTCTTGGTGTGCGTATTGGGCAGGCTGGCCGCCCAACGGCGGAACATCCGATCGCGGATCTCGGGCCGTGTCGGAGTGAGATGCATGTGCCGGACCAGGTCGTACAGAGGGTCGCCGACCATCGCCAGCTCCCAGTCGATGATGGTCAGCGCGAGGGAGTCGTCGCGGCGCACGAGATTCCACGGGTTCAGGTCCCCGTGCAGCAGCGTGGGCTTGCGCGAGGTCACCCGGTGCCGGAACAGGATTTCCTTCAGACGACGCGCGCCGGGCAGGCCCAGCACTCGGGCCAGCTGCTGCGACTCCTTGGGCAACCCCTCCACCAGCAGTACCAGTTGGTTGCACAACCACTCGTAGAAGTCCCTGTTCCCGGACCAGTCCGGCGCTGTCGGATCCAGCGAGGCGTAGTCCACCAGGGTCAGAGCGCAGAGCTGGTCCACCAGCTTGTCCGCCTCGTGGGGCAGCAGCCCGTTCACCGGGTGGTTCGGCGGCTGAACCCCGTCTTGCGGGCCGACATACGTGTGGATGGCAAAGGGGTCCTTGGTGTGACTCTCGCCCAGCGCGAGCACCCTGGGTGCCGTCACCGCGACCCCGGACTCCTCAATGGCCCTCAGGACGGCGTGCTCGCTCAGATAGCCACGTTCGCGGCGGCAGACCGATGCCACCTTGCGCCGCACCACCACCGGAAAAGCGATGTCCGGCACGCGCACCACCGAGTTGAGGTGGGCGGTTCCCTTGAACACCCGACCGGCAGGCGCTGCCCCCTCGGCGATCAAGGCGTGGCGCACGGCCCAGCGGGGAAAGTCCGGGTGTTCCGGAAGCCGTTCATCGGGCTTCCAGGCCAGGGTGGTGACCGACCTGCTGACGCCGGCCCGCCGATCGTGCCGGGATGCCTGCCACCGGATGAGGACGCGCTCGACCTCGGCCTCGTCGGGCACATGCGCGAGCCTGAGCGGCTCGGCCGCGGCCTTGAGGGCGCTGCTCACCGAGGCGGTTGCCTGGTCCAGGCTCTTCTGGTCGAGCGAGTCCTCCAGGGATCTCGCCGCACGCATCACATCCGGATAAACGGACTGGGCGCGCTCGAAGGCCACGTAGTGGCGCAGATCCCGTGCCAGGCCGTTCGCCGCCGCCGGTCTGGTGTCCTGGATGGCATCCGCCCACGCGTCGACCACCTCGCCCCATTGGAAGTCCGGATACCGCATCCGGACCAGGTGGGTGGCGAGGTCGTGCAGCGGGTCGCCGTATGTCGCGAGCTCCCAGTCCACACAGATCAGGGGCGGCTCTCCACGGTAGGTGACGATCACGTTGTCCCGGTGAAGGTCGGCGTGGAGGAGGCTGTACGGACGACGGGCCATCGGGGGGACCCGCGCGGCCAACTGGGTCAGGGCGTCCTCGGGGATTCCCAACGCGGCAAACAGCCCACCGAAGTCAGTCCAATTGGGCCGGCGGATTTGACGGTCGGCGAGATGCGCCAACGTCTGCAGAAAGGCCTGGCTGTCCTTGTCATTGGGCGACCAGCCGTCGGGCAGCGGAGGTAACGCTTCCCTGCGCACCTGCGACATCTGTGCGAGCAGCCCGGCCAGCGCGCTGATCAGCAGTCCGTCGACCGGCTTGCCGTTGGGGCAGACCGTGGAGAGCGGAACGCCCTCCACGTAGCTGTGCACGGCCGAGTCTCGGCGCCGGGCGAGACATTCCGGCACATGCGGCAGGACGCCCCGGATGGCGGCGAGGATCTGAGCCTCTTGCTCCCAGGTTCTGATGACCACCGGAAGGGCTTCGGGCCTGCGGATCCGCACCGTCACATTGGTGCCGGGCTCACGCCCCACGCGCCGCGCCATCGCCTCGGTCAGGGGCAGCACGTAGTTCCGGTTGTGATGACCGCCGCTCATCACTCCGAGCTGTTTCGCCTGTCCCACGAACTCGTCGTAGGCACCATCGGCGGCACATCGTTCCCAGAAGTCGCGCTTGGGAACCGGAGGTGCTCCCACGGGCCACTCCTGTAACTGAGGTTGCGGCAAACCTTAGCGTCGCTGACGGCCTCTGGCGTGTTGGGTCGGTCTCAATGGTGTAAACGCACGCTAAGGGCGGCAGGATGCGGACGGCGGCGCTTTGCCGGAAACTCCCTCAGGTCGCGAGCAGACTCCATACGGAGTTGAACCACGCCTGACTACTGGCGACGAAAACTGATCCGGTGGAGTCCGGGTCGTCGTCCTTGACGTAGTGCGTGAGGGTGGCGCCGAAGCCCAGTACGTCGACCGCGAGGATCTCGCTGCCGTCCTCCAGCTCAATCAGGCGTTCGACCGGCTCATAGAGGGCCTGCAGTGCGTCGGTCCCGTTGAGGAGGTACAGCTTGAACGTCGGAGTCAGCTCCACGTGGCGGATCTCCAGCTCGACGCTGGGCACCAGGTCCTCGAGTTCAAGGGCCCGCAGCACGCGTCGCACGGATGCCGTGTGCCTGCGCGTCAGGCTTTGGAGACGGTCTCTCAACCGTGGGTCGTCCGGATCGTCCTTGGTGCGCGGATAGGGCACGGCCAGATCCTCGGACGGCAGGAGCATGCGCATGGAGATGCGCCGAGGGGCGATCTCCCCTGTGCGGATCCGCTCCTCCTGAACCCGGATGTGCATGTCCAGGGACTCGGATGTCAGCGTGTAGACGTCGAGGGTGACTTCCGGCTGCTCGAAGGCCTGGCGGATGATCGGGCCCAGGGTCACGGCCCAACCCGGCTTCGCGCCACTCGGCGCACGGGTCGGGGCACGCTGCGGTTCCACCACACGGGAAACCCGGGACCCGCTGCCCTGGCGGGACATGATCCACCCGCCGTTGGCCAGCTCCCTCAACGCCCGTTGCACCGTGTCCCGGGAGACCCCGAACTCCTTCGCCAGCTCGCGCTGGGGCGGTAGAAGGGCTCCCAATGGATAGGTCCCGTCGCTGATCCGGGCGAGCAGCGCGCCGGCGACACGCAGGGACTCCTTGCCGCCGCCGTCGCCGATCTGCTGTCCGTCCACACCCCGACCGTACCTCTGCCACCCGACAAGCAAACCGATTCCGGTCAAGTAACCAGTCCAACCGGTCCGCTGGTTAAGGGATCAACCGGGCAGGGCAGACAACATTCAAGTCAACCAGTCCAATTGGACGGGGAGTTGATCGCTTCACTGGAAGTTGAAGGGGTGGGTGGAAAACATGGCTCAATGGGAAGTGGCTCTGGCGGTCACCGAGTTCATCCTGGCACTGGTGACCCAGGTGAAGTTCGGACTCGTGTGTGCGCTCCTTCTGCCACTGATCTTCATAGGCATACGTAAGGGCCACTCGTCCCTGGCGGCGGGAGCGGCGGTGGTCTTCATCATCCTGGTGTCTCAGGCCTGACCCCGGAGCTCCCGCAGGACCGGCTCGAGTGACCCCACGACCGCCTGCGCTCCGGCCTTCCGCAACTGCTTCTCCTTGCTCTCGTTACGCGCGTAGCCAAGAAACGGAACGCCGGCCCGCTGGGCGGCTTCGAAGTCCGAGGGGGCATCCCCGATCATGAGCGCGGTCGACGGGGCGGCGCCCAGGGCGTTGAGGGCGCGGTTGAGGCAGTGCGGGTGCGGCTTGAGGTGGTGCAGTTCCTGGGTGCGTCCGTAGATGTTGGGCACGAAGCACTCGGCGAGACCACGGCTCTCCAGGTAACTGGCCGCGGTGCGGGCCGAGTTGTTGGTCGCGATGGCCAGCCGGGCTCCGACGGCGCTCCAGGTGCGTATCAGGGGATCGGCGAATGCCGTGGGCATGGCCGAGGGCACTGCCTTGAGTTCCTGCTGGGTGAGCCGCGCCTCGAGCTCGGCCACCAGATCACTGTGCGGGTGGCGCCGGTTGACCGCGTGCAGGACGACCATCGGGTCCGGGTGGAAACGTTCCTCCTCGGTCAACAGTCCCCGCAGCCCCTGCCGTTCGAGCCACTCCACCAGATCCTTCGCCACATCCTCCGCGGCATGCCCCGCGAACAACCGGCAGATCGGCCCGTCGAAGTCGAAGAGCACGAAGCGGGCACGGTTGATCACTTCCCGTAGGTTCTCTGTCGCTGTCGCCACCGATTCAGTCTGCGCCGTATCAGAAGTCACTAGGAGAGTGTCAGGTCAGTGGTGATGGTTTCCCAGAGGGCGTCGAACCACTTCTGGGATTCCTCCACAAAGGCGGCGTCCCGTTGGCCGGCCCGCTTCTCGAAGGAGAAGAGGAGGGACGCCGAGCCGAGGGTGTCGTACATCTCCAGGACTCCGCTGTCCACGGTCTCCTCACGCCTGGTGATCATGTAGTACGCGATCAGCGCCTCCGACTCGTTGAGCAGGTACAGCTTCACCGGTGGGGTGAACGGCAGCGCGCGGAAGGTCACCCGGACGTCGATGCCGTGGGAGGAGCGCAGGGACTGGAGGTTGTGGCGCAGGACGTGACCCTGGGCGTTGCGCTGGTCCAGCCAGCGTTTGTGGACGGGGTCGTCCTCTCCGCGCCCCTCCACCGGGACGGGGAACGCCAGGGTGATGTCCCGGGAGGGCAGCAGAATCCGTACGTCGATCGACTCCGGACGGATCCTGCCCTCGTGGATCAGGCGGACAGGCTCCCCGAGGGCCACCATCAATGTCTCCGCGGTGAGGCAGGCGGCGTCCACGCGGACGCGCGGTACGGAGAATGCCTCGGTGAGGCGAGGCGCCAGCCCCACCATCGTCGGCTGGGGTTCGTCCCGCGCGGCGGGAACGTCGGCGATCCTCGGCGGGCTGCCCTTGCTGACGTTGCTGAGCAGACCGGCGTCCTGGAGTGCCCGGAGGGCTTGACGGACGGTGCCGCGCTCGACACCGAATTCCTCTGCCAACTCGGCCTGGGTGGGCAGGCGGTCGCCCGCCTTGAGGTCACCGACGCGGATGCGTTCCCGCAGGATGTCGGCGATCTCCTGGGGCGAGGTCCTTCTGCTGCCGTTCACTGCGACGTTCTCCTGGGTCACGACCAAACGCTACAACTCTCGCCCATCTATGGGGAGTTGCCTGGGAGTTGTTTATGAGTAGTAGCCAAGTGGGGACAACTTAATCAGAGTTGGTAACCAACTTGGCCAAGTTGGCGGAAGTTTTGCCTCCCCTCCCGGCCGGCCTCCCACCGGCCTTCCTTGAAGCAGGACTTGAAAGCAGGAGGAACCACCATGCCCGCCATAGCCCTCCTCTCCGCCGTCTTCGTCGTCGGCTTCGAGCAGCTCGTCCAGTGGAAGTACGGCCCCATGGGCATCATCGGACTGTTGCTGCTCACCATCGGAATCAAGGCGAACAGTCCCACCTGCAGCTCCATCGGGGCGCTCATGCTCGCCCTGATGGTCGCGGGTCCTGCGCTGTGACCAGCGAAGACTCCCGCCCAGGAGACCTCAGCTCGTGAACAGCAACTCCGAGCTGATGGTCTCCCACAGCGCGTTGAACCACAGGTGGGACTGCTCCACGAACGTCGTGTCCCGCAGCCCCGCCCCCTGGGTGAAGGGGAAGAGCATGGACTGCGTGCCCTGGACGTCGTACATCTCCAGGTGCACATCGTCGATCTCCCCCTCGCGCTTGGCGAGGGTGTAGTACGCGAAGAGGGCCTCGGCGCCGTTGAGCAGATACAGCTTCACGGGTGGTGTGAAGGGGAGCGCGCGGAAGGTGACGTTCACATCGATGCCGTGCGTGGACCGCAGGGCCAGCAGGTTGTGACGCAGCACCTGGGCCTGGGCGTTGCGGTTGGCCAGCCAGTTGCGCTGGAGGCGGCCGTCGGCGGAAGAGTCGACAGGGGCCGGGAAGGCAAGATCGATGTCACTGCTCGGCAGCAGCAGGCGGACGTCCACCCTGGCCGGTTTTATTCGCCCCGCGTGAATCTGACGGAGGGGCTCACCGATGGCAAGTGTCAGGGAGATGGACGTCAGACACAGCGCGTCTATCTCCACATGAGGGGCCGCGAAGG harbors:
- a CDS encoding aminoglycoside phosphotransferase family protein — translated: MSGGHHNRNYVLPLTEAMARRVGREPGTNVTVRIRRPEALPVVIRTWEQEAQILAAIRGVLPHVPECLARRRDSAVHSYVEGVPLSTVCPNGKPVDGLLISALAGLLAQMSQVRREALPPLPDGWSPNDKDSQAFLQTLAHLADRQIRRPNWTDFGGLFAALGIPEDALTQLAARVPPMARRPYSLLHADLHRDNVIVTYRGEPPLICVDWELATYGDPLHDLATHLVRMRYPDFQWGEVVDAWADAIQDTRPAAANGLARDLRHYVAFERAQSVYPDVMRAARSLEDSLDQKSLDQATASVSSALKAAAEPLRLAHVPDEAEVERVLIRWQASRHDRRAGVSRSVTTLAWKPDERLPEHPDFPRWAVRHALIAEGAAPAGRVFKGTAHLNSVVRVPDIAFPVVVRRKVASVCRRERGYLSEHAVLRAIEESGVAVTAPRVLALGESHTKDPFAIHTYVGPQDGVQPPNHPVNGLLPHEADKLVDQLCALTLVDYASLDPTAPDWSGNRDFYEWLCNQLVLLVEGLPKESQQLARVLGLPGARRLKEILFRHRVTSRKPTLLHGDLNPWNLVRRDDSLALTIIDWELAMVGDPLYDLVRHMHLTPTRPEIRDRMFRRWAASLPNTHTKNWKHDWLAYRWLEIVRSSYVDLDRLVTGASLDAPNVRRAVDSYAMTLEAARAALGLPVRSTANPYLARALPHGDHGNTRRVGFSAGM
- a CDS encoding GntR family transcriptional regulator, producing MDGQQIGDGGGKESLRVAGALLARISDGTYPLGALLPPQRELAKEFGVSRDTVQRALRELANGGWIMSRQGSGSRVSRVVEPQRAPTRAPSGAKPGWAVTLGPIIRQAFEQPEVTLDVYTLTSESLDMHIRVQEERIRTGEIAPRRISMRMLLPSEDLAVPYPRTKDDPDDPRLRDRLQSLTRRHTASVRRVLRALELEDLVPSVELEIRHVELTPTFKLYLLNGTDALQALYEPVERLIELEDGSEILAVDVLGFGATLTHYVKDDDPDSTGSVFVASSQAWFNSVWSLLAT
- a CDS encoding HAD family hydrolase, which encodes MATATENLREVINRARFVLFDFDGPICRLFAGHAAEDVAKDLVEWLERQGLRGLLTEEERFHPDPMVVLHAVNRRHPHSDLVAELEARLTQQELKAVPSAMPTAFADPLIRTWSAVGARLAIATNNSARTAASYLESRGLAECFVPNIYGRTQELHHLKPHPHCLNRALNALGAAPSTALMIGDAPSDFEAAQRAGVPFLGYARNESKEKQLRKAGAQAVVGSLEPVLRELRGQA
- a CDS encoding GntR family transcriptional regulator, coding for MVVTQENVAVNGSRRTSPQEIADILRERIRVGDLKAGDRLPTQAELAEEFGVERGTVRQALRALQDAGLLSNVSKGSPPRIADVPAARDEPQPTMVGLAPRLTEAFSVPRVRVDAACLTAETLMVALGEPVRLIHEGRIRPESIDVRILLPSRDITLAFPVPVEGRGEDDPVHKRWLDQRNAQGHVLRHNLQSLRSSHGIDVRVTFRALPFTPPVKLYLLNESEALIAYYMITRREETVDSGVLEMYDTLGSASLLFSFEKRAGQRDAAFVEESQKWFDALWETITTDLTLS
- a CDS encoding FadR/GntR family transcriptional regulator; translation: MVVEPEHAAVNGRNRSPRPPRSHREVADELRSRIRSGQLRAGQRMPTQAKLADEFGVERGAVRQALRILQSEHLLVNVSKGSPATVADNPERSLTGPEAPPQPTTVALGARIAAAFAAPHVEIDALCLTSISLTLAIGEPLRQIHAGRIKPARVDVRLLLPSSDIDLAFPAPVDSSADGRLQRNWLANRNAQAQVLRHNLLALRSTHGIDVNVTFRALPFTPPVKLYLLNGAEALFAYYTLAKREGEIDDVHLEMYDVQGTQSMLFPFTQGAGLRDTTFVEQSHLWFNALWETISSELLFTS